A DNA window from Enterobacter cloacae subsp. cloacae ATCC 13047 contains the following coding sequences:
- the treC gene encoding alpha,alpha-phosphotrehalase, translated as MNTLPHWWQNGVIYQIYPKSFQDTTGSGTGDLRGVTQRLDYLKTLGIDAIWLTPFYISPQVDNGYDVANYTAIDPAYGTLDDFDELVAQAHERGIRIVLDMVFNHTSTQHAWFRESLNKASPYRQFYIWRDGTPEQLPNNWRSKFGGNAWRWHAESEQYYLHLFAPEQADLNWENPAVRAELKKVCEFWADRGVDGLRLDVINLISKDQAFPNDDIGDGRRFYTDGPRIHEYLQEMSRDVFTPRNLMTVGEMSSTSLENCQQYASLDGRELSMTFNFHHLKVDYPGGEKWTLAKPDFVALKTLFNHWQQGMHNKAWNALFWCNHDQPRIVSRFGDEGEYRVPAAKMLGMVLHGMQGTPYIYQGEELGMTNPHFSRITDYRDVESLNMFAELRANGRDPNELLAILASKSRDNGRTPMQWDASHNAGFTEGEPWIGVCDNYETVNARAALDDPDSVFYTYQSLIRLRKTLPVLTWGDYQDLQPEHPSLWCYRRQWQGKTLVVVANLSHQSHEWESDVLSGEWQAVMSNYPAPHTATLRPFEAVWWLQA; from the coding sequence ATGAATACCCTTCCTCACTGGTGGCAGAACGGAGTCATCTATCAGATTTACCCAAAAAGTTTTCAGGACACGACCGGCAGCGGCACCGGCGATTTGCGCGGCGTGACGCAGCGGCTGGACTACCTGAAAACCCTCGGTATTGACGCCATCTGGCTGACGCCGTTTTACATCTCCCCGCAGGTCGATAACGGCTACGACGTGGCGAATTACACCGCCATCGACCCGGCGTACGGCACGCTGGATGACTTTGACGAGCTGGTCGCCCAGGCGCATGAACGCGGCATTCGCATCGTGCTGGATATGGTGTTTAACCACACGTCAACCCAGCACGCCTGGTTCCGTGAATCACTGAATAAAGCCAGCCCGTACCGCCAGTTTTATATCTGGCGCGACGGCACGCCGGAGCAGCTTCCCAACAACTGGCGCTCCAAATTCGGCGGCAACGCCTGGCGCTGGCACGCCGAGAGCGAGCAGTATTATCTGCACCTCTTCGCCCCGGAGCAGGCGGATCTCAACTGGGAGAATCCGGCCGTGCGCGCTGAACTGAAAAAGGTGTGCGAGTTCTGGGCCGATCGCGGCGTGGACGGCCTGCGTCTGGATGTGATTAACCTGATTTCGAAAGATCAGGCTTTCCCGAATGACGATATTGGCGACGGTCGCCGCTTCTACACTGACGGGCCGCGCATTCATGAATATCTCCAGGAGATGAGCCGCGACGTCTTTACGCCGCGTAATCTGATGACGGTGGGCGAGATGTCCTCCACCTCGCTGGAGAACTGCCAGCAGTATGCGTCTCTCGACGGGCGCGAGCTGTCGATGACCTTTAACTTCCATCATCTGAAGGTGGATTACCCCGGCGGCGAAAAATGGACGCTGGCAAAACCGGATTTCGTGGCGCTGAAAACCCTCTTCAACCACTGGCAGCAGGGGATGCATAACAAAGCGTGGAACGCGCTGTTCTGGTGTAACCACGATCAGCCGCGCATTGTGTCGCGCTTTGGCGATGAAGGCGAATACCGCGTACCGGCGGCGAAGATGCTGGGCATGGTGCTGCACGGGATGCAGGGCACGCCGTATATCTATCAGGGTGAAGAGCTTGGCATGACCAACCCGCACTTCAGCCGTATCACCGATTACCGCGACGTGGAAAGCCTGAACATGTTCGCCGAACTGCGAGCTAACGGCCGCGATCCGAACGAACTCCTGGCGATTCTGGCGAGTAAGTCGCGCGATAACGGGCGCACGCCGATGCAGTGGGATGCCTCGCACAATGCGGGCTTTACCGAAGGTGAGCCGTGGATTGGCGTCTGCGACAACTACGAGACGGTCAACGCCCGCGCGGCGCTGGACGATCCCGATTCGGTGTTTTATACCTACCAGTCGCTAATTCGCCTGCGCAAAACCCTGCCGGTGTTGACGTGGGGCGATTATCAGGATCTGCAGCCGGAACATCCGTCCCTGTGGTGTTATCGCCGCCAGTGGCAGGGGAAAACCCTGGTGGTGGTGGCTAACCTCAGCCATCAGTCTCATGAATGGGAATCTGATGTTCTCAGCGGTGAGTGGCAGGCCGTCATGAGTAACTACCCGGCCCCACACACCGCCACGCTACGTCCGTTTGAAGCCGTCTGGTGGCTACAGGCGTAA
- the treB gene encoding PTS trehalose transporter subunit IIBC, with the protein MSKVKQADIDQLIVLVGGRENIATVSHCITRLRFVLNDPAKANPKAIEALSMVKGCFTNAGQFQVVIGTEVGDYYQALLATTGHNAADKEQAKKAARQNMKWHEQLISHFAEIFFPLLPALISGGLILGFRNVIGDVPMSDGKTLAQMYPALKTIYDFLWLIGEAIFFYLPVGICWSAVRKMGGTPILGIVLGVTLVSPQLMNAYLLGQQAPEVWNFGLFTIAKVGYQAQVIPALLAGLALGFIETRLKRIVPDYLYLVVVPVCSLILAVFLAHAFIGPFGRMIGDGVAFAVRHLMTGSFAPIGAALFGFLYAPLVITGVHQTTLAIDMQMIQSLGGTPVWPIIALSNIAQASAVTGIILVSRKHNEREISVPAAISAYLGVTEPAMYGINLKYRFPMLCAMIGSGLAGLVCGLNGVMANGIGVGGLPGILSIQPAFWQVFALAMAIAIIVPMALTTVVYQRKFRQGALQIV; encoded by the coding sequence ATGAGTAAAGTCAAACAAGCAGATATCGATCAGCTGATCGTCCTGGTGGGCGGTCGCGAAAACATCGCGACGGTCAGCCATTGTATTACCCGCCTGCGCTTCGTGCTGAACGATCCGGCCAAAGCCAATCCGAAAGCGATTGAAGCGCTTTCGATGGTGAAAGGCTGCTTCACCAACGCCGGGCAGTTCCAGGTGGTTATTGGTACCGAAGTGGGCGATTACTATCAGGCTCTGCTCGCCACTACCGGGCACAACGCGGCAGATAAAGAGCAGGCCAAAAAGGCCGCGCGCCAGAATATGAAATGGCACGAGCAGCTTATCTCCCACTTCGCAGAGATCTTCTTCCCGCTGCTGCCAGCGCTGATCAGCGGGGGCTTAATTTTAGGCTTCCGTAACGTCATCGGTGATGTGCCGATGAGCGACGGCAAAACCCTGGCGCAGATGTACCCGGCGCTGAAAACCATTTACGACTTCCTGTGGCTGATTGGCGAAGCGATCTTCTTCTATCTGCCGGTGGGGATTTGCTGGTCCGCCGTGCGTAAAATGGGCGGTACCCCGATTCTGGGTATCGTGCTCGGCGTAACGCTGGTCTCTCCGCAGTTAATGAACGCTTACTTACTTGGCCAGCAGGCGCCGGAAGTGTGGAACTTTGGCCTGTTCACCATCGCCAAAGTGGGCTATCAGGCGCAGGTTATCCCGGCACTGCTGGCGGGTCTGGCATTGGGCTTTATTGAGACGCGCCTGAAACGCATCGTGCCAGATTACCTCTATCTGGTAGTGGTGCCGGTCTGCTCGCTGATCCTGGCGGTGTTCCTGGCGCACGCCTTTATCGGTCCGTTTGGCCGCATGATCGGCGACGGTGTGGCCTTTGCCGTCCGTCACCTGATGACCGGCAGCTTCGCGCCGATTGGTGCCGCGCTGTTCGGCTTCCTGTACGCCCCGCTGGTGATCACCGGCGTACACCAGACCACGCTGGCGATTGATATGCAGATGATCCAGAGCCTTGGCGGCACGCCGGTCTGGCCGATTATCGCGCTGTCTAACATCGCTCAGGCATCTGCCGTAACGGGCATTATTCTGGTCAGCCGTAAGCATAACGAGCGTGAAATTTCCGTTCCGGCCGCCATCTCCGCGTATCTCGGGGTCACCGAACCGGCGATGTACGGTATCAACCTGAAATACCGCTTCCCGATGCTCTGCGCCATGATCGGCTCGGGTCTGGCGGGTCTGGTGTGTGGTCTCAACGGCGTGATGGCAAACGGCATCGGCGTTGGTGGCCTGCCGGGTATTCTCTCCATTCAGCCCGCCTTCTGGCAGGTGTTTGCCCTGGCGATGGCCATCGCGATCATCGTCCCTATGGCGCTCACCACCGTGGTTTACCAGCGTAAGTTCCGTCAGGGCGCGCTGCAGATTGTTTAA
- the treR gene encoding trehalose operon repressor TreR, with protein MQNRLTIKDIARLSGVGKSTVSRVLNNESGVSERTRERVEAVMNQHGFSPSRSARAMRGQSDKVVAIIVSRLDSLSENLAVQTMLPAFYEQGYDPIMMESQFSPQLVEEHLGMLARRNIDGVVLFGFTGIKEEMLKPWQPSLVLLARDAHGFASVCYDDEGAIITLMQRLYEKGHRHISYLGVPHADVTTGKRRHEAYLAFCKKHNLSAVASLPGLGMKQGYEQVASVLTPQTTALVCATDTLALGASKYLQEQRIDDLQVASVGSTPLMKFLHPEIITVDPGYAESGRQAAAQLIEQINGRAEPRQIVIPVHLS; from the coding sequence ATGCAAAACCGCCTTACGATTAAAGACATTGCGCGTTTAAGCGGCGTGGGGAAATCCACCGTGTCGCGCGTGCTGAACAACGAGAGCGGTGTCAGCGAACGCACGCGCGAGCGCGTCGAGGCGGTGATGAATCAGCACGGGTTTTCCCCTTCCCGTTCCGCACGCGCCATGCGCGGACAGAGCGATAAAGTGGTCGCCATTATTGTCTCGCGTCTGGATTCTCTCTCTGAAAACCTCGCCGTACAAACCATGCTGCCCGCCTTCTATGAGCAGGGTTACGATCCAATCATGATGGAGAGCCAGTTCTCGCCACAGCTGGTGGAAGAGCATCTGGGGATGCTGGCGCGACGCAACATCGACGGGGTGGTCCTGTTTGGCTTTACCGGCATTAAAGAGGAGATGCTCAAACCCTGGCAACCCTCGCTGGTCTTGCTGGCACGCGATGCCCACGGATTTGCGTCCGTCTGCTATGACGATGAAGGGGCGATTATTACCCTGATGCAGCGCCTGTACGAAAAAGGCCATCGCCATATCAGCTATCTTGGCGTACCGCACGCGGACGTCACCACCGGCAAACGCCGTCACGAAGCCTATCTGGCGTTTTGCAAAAAGCACAACCTCTCTGCCGTGGCTTCCCTGCCCGGGCTTGGCATGAAGCAGGGCTATGAACAGGTCGCCAGCGTACTGACCCCGCAGACCACCGCGCTGGTGTGCGCGACCGATACCCTGGCGCTGGGTGCGAGCAAATATTTACAGGAACAGCGCATCGACGACCTGCAGGTCGCCAGCGTAGGCAGTACCCCGCTGATGAAGTTCCTGCACCCGGAGATCATCACCGTCGATCCGGGCTACGCTGAGTCCGGCCGTCAGGCCGCCGCACAGCTGATTGAGCAGATCAACGGGCGCGCAGAACCCCGCCAAATCGTCATTCCCGTCCATCTTTCATAA